CGATGCTTGCGCCCATTCCATCGTCGGACCACGGCGCCGCCGCCGGGATCGTGACGCCGCGGTTTCGATCACTCGTCGGGCCCGGCGCGCCCGAGCCCGGACCGGGGACCGGCATCGCGCCCCGGTCCACGGTCCGAAGACGCCGGGCGGGGCCGCTGGGCAGACTCTGCCGTGCAGCGCGTGCCGCCGTCGCCATGCGCCGGCCCGAGAAGCCTCCCCGCCTTCGACGCAAAGGAGTACGACCCATGGCCACGCTGCTCGCCTTCGCCGCGGACGGCGCCCGCCTGAGCAATCTGCGCGGGCTCACCGACCGACTCGCCGCGCTCGGCGCCCGTACCACCACCCGCTCGTTCCGCGGCCGGGTCCTGCTGGTGGTGGACGGTCCGCGATCCGAGCCGCTGGGTGCCGAACTCGCCGCCAGCGACCAGATCACCCAGGTCCTCGACACCGCCGCGCCGCATCCGCTCGCCTCCCGCGCGGCCTGGCCGCAAGACTCGGTGGTGCGGATTGGCGACGCCGAGTTCGGCGGCAGTCGGCCGGTGCTGATCGCCGGACCCTGCTCCGCGGAGAACCCCGACGTCCTTCTCGAGACGGCCGCGGCCGTCAAGGCGGCGGGCGCGAGCATGCTGCGGGTCGGCATCTTCAAGCCGCGTACCTCACCCTATTCCTTCCAGGGTTTGGGGCGCGCGGGGATCTCGGCGCTCTCCGCGGTGCGCGCCGAGCACGGACTGCCGGTGGTGAGCGAACTGATCAGCGTCCGCGACCTGGATGTGCTTCCCGGGGTCGCCGACCTGATCCAGATCGGCGCCCGCAACATGCAGAACTATCCGCTGCTCGCCGAGGTGGCCCGGGCGGGCCGGCCGCTGCTGCTCAAGCGCGGGTTCGCCGCGACGGTCGGGGAGTGGCTCAACGCGGCCGAGTACCTGCTGGCGCACGGGGCGAGCGAGGTCGTGCTCTGCGAACGCGGCATCCGCACCTTCGAGCCGGCCACCCGCTTCACCCTGGACCTCGGCGCCGTGCCGGTGGTCAAGGAGCTCTCCCACCTCCCGGTCATCGTCGACCCGAGCCACGCGGCCGGTTCCGCCCGGCTGGTGCCCGCCCTCGCCGCCGCGGGCCTCGCGGCGGGCGCGGACGGGCTGATCATCGAGGTCCACCCGCGCCCGCACGAGGCGCTGAGCGACGGGGAGCAATCCCTCGACCTGCCCGGATTCGCCGCGCTGGCCGACCGCCTGCGGGCGCTGGGCACCGCGCTCGGACGCCCGCTCACCGCGGCCGAGGCGTCCGAGCCCCAACTCGTATCCGTCCCTTGATGGATAGCGCACCTCAACATCCCGGCCCTTCACCAGAAACCCGAGGTACCTCAGCCATGGTCCAGCGCACACACCCAAGACTCCTCCCAGCCGCTGCGGCGATACTTCTCGGTGCGGGCGTGTTGGCGGGATGTAGCGGAACCGCGAACGACTCCAAAGCGGACGCCGCCGGGCCGGTATCGGGCGGGAAGCTGAGCTTCGCCGTCAACCAGGAGCCGTCCTGCTTCGATCCCCACGTGAGCCCCGCCGACGTCACCGCCGTCATCCAGCGCGGGGTGTACGACTCGCTCGTGTACCAGGACTCCTCCGGTGCCTTCCATCCGTGGCTCGCCACGTCGTGGAAGGTCTCCAAGGACGGCAAGACATATACATTCCAGTTGCGCCACGACGTGAAGTTCACCGACGGAACCGCGTTCGACGCTCAGGCGGTCAAGGCGAACTTCGACTCGATCAACGCCCCCGCCACCAAGTCGGAATACGCCTCGGCCCTGTTCGGCCAGTATTACCAGGGGACGAAGGTGGACGACGCCTACACCGTGGAGGTCGACTTCTCCCGCGCCTTCACCCCCTTCCTGCAGGCCGTGAGCACCACCTACCTGGGCATCGCCTCTCCGGCCTCGCTCACCCACGACGCCTCGCATCTGTGCGCGGGCGGCAGCTACTCGGTCGGATCAGGGCCCTTCGTCGAGAGTGCCCGTGTGCCCGGCCAGAGCGTCAGCTTCACCCGCAACCCCGCCTACAAGTGGGGTCCGCAGGGTGTCGGAAACAGCGGGCCCGCCTACCTGTCCGGCTACACGATCGACTTCCTGCCCGACGACTCGACCCGCGTCGGCTCCCTCACCAGTGGCCAGGTGGACGCCGCGACCGTCCCGGTGACGGCGGTCAAGACGGTGAAGGCCGACACGCAGCTGACCTACGTCGCACACCAGTCGCCCGGCATCGTCTACAGCCTCCAGCTCAACCAGGCGCACGCCCCGCTCAACGACGAACGGGTGCGCCAGGCCGTGCTCGACGCCGCGGACGTGCCGACGCTGATCAAGTCGGTCTACTTCGGCCTCTACCAGCCGGCCTGGAGCGTGCTGAGCCCCTCGACCCCGGGCGGCACTTATGACAGCACGCTGGCGAACTCCTGGGGGAACGATCCGGCCAAGGCGATCGAACTCCTCGAGCAGGCCAGCTACACCGGCGTGGACGCCCAGGGCTACCGGACGAAGGACGGCAAGCGGCTGACACTGCGTTGGATCTACATCGCCGAGAGCCAGAGCGACCAGCGCGACACCCTGGGCCAGGCGCTGGTCGCCCAGTTCAAGAAGGTCGGCATCGACCTCGAACGCGACACGGTGGCCGAGGGCGCGTACTTCACCGACATCGAGAAGAGCGACTACGACGTCCTCGACCTGAGCTGGGCCCGCGGTGACGCCGACATCCTCCGCGGTTTCTACCACAGCGCCTCCGCGGCGGTGCAGGGCAGTGAGGACGCCTCCAACACCCGCGATCCGCAGGTCGACGCGTGGCTCGACGACGCCGACGGGAACGTCTCGCCCGCGCAGTCGGCCGCGGACTACCGCGACGTGCAGAACTGGACGATCCAGCACGCCGTCGTGCTGCCGCTGTATGTGACCGAATATCAGCTCGGCGTCTCCACGAAGGTCCACGGCCTGCGTTACGACGTGAGCGGCGGCCCCGAGTTCTACACCGCGTGGGTCGCGTAGTGGCCGAGGGATCCTCCCGGCCGGGCCGGGCGTCTCAGGCGCTCGGCCCGGTGGCCCGCTTCCTGCTCGGCCGCGCCGCGCAGGCCGTCGTGGTGCTCTGGGGCGCGGCCACGCTCTCCTTCGCCGCACTCCACCTGCTGCCGGGCGATCCGGTCTCCACGCTGCTCGGGCCGATGGTGACGGTCACCCCGCAGGTGCGCGCGCGCATCGTGGCGGACTATCAGCTGGACCGGCCCCTGGCGGTCCAGTACGCCGGCTATCTCAGGCGTCTGTTCACCGGCGATCTCGGCACCTCGTACCAGCAGCAGCTGCCGGTGCGCGCCGTCATCGGCCAGCAGCTCGGCGCGACGGTCCAACTCGCGCTCGCCGCGGCCCTGCTCGGCGGCGCCCTCGCCCTCGCGGCCGCGCTGCTGACGTCCGGACACGACGGGCCGGTGCGCCGGCTCGTGGAATCTGCCGAGCTGCTGGCCGTCTCCACGCCCACCTTCTGGCTGGGAATCCTGCTTCTGACGCTCTTCTCCTTCCACTGGAAGCTCTTCCCCGTCGCCGGCGCCGACGGACCGGCGGCCCTGGTGCTGCCGGCGGCGACGCTCGCGGTGCCGATGGCCGGGCTGCTCTCCCAGGTGCTGCGCTCCGGTCTCGACGCGGCGCTCGAGGAACCCTTCGTGCTCGCGGCCCGGGCGCGCGGCCTCGGCGGCTTCGCGGTGCGGGCGCGCCACGCTCTGCGGCACGCGCTGATCCCGGCGATCACGCTGGGCGGCTGGCTCTTCGGCGGCCTGCTCGGCGGCACCGTCTTAGTCGAGACGGTCTTCGCCCGCCCCGGGCTCGGCCGGATCGCCGTCACGGCGATCGATGCCAAGGACATGCCCGTCGTCCTAGGGGTCGTGCTGCTCTCGGCCGCCGGATTCGTCGTCGTGAACACCGCGGTCGATCTGCTCTACGCCGCGGTGGATCCGCGGCTGCGCGCGGGTTCGGTGAGGTCGTGAAGGCGGGCCGGCCTCGTGGCTCCACCGTGATCGCCGCGGTCGGGCTCGCGCTCGTCGTCCTGGCCGCGCTGCGGCCGTCGGTGCTCGCCTCGGGCGACCCCGACGCCGTGAACGTGCTGCAGGCCTTCCGCGGCCCCGGGTTCGCGCACTGGTTCGGCACGGACCAGCTCGGCCGGGACGAGTACACGCGCGTCGTCTACGGCGCGCGGCTTTCGCTGACCGTGGGACTCGGCGCGACGGTGCTGGCCACCGCTGCCGCGACGCTGCTCGGGCTGGCCGCCGGCCTCGGCGGGCGCGTCGTCGGCGCCGCGTTGGGACGCGTGTTCGACGTCTTCCTCGCGTTCCCGGGACTGCTCCTCGCTTTGCTCGTCCTGGCCGTGCTCGGCTCCGGAACCGGCCAGGAGATCCTCGCGATCGCCCTGGCCGCCACGCCGGGCCTGGCTCGGCTGGTGCGCGCCCGGGTGCTCGAGGTACGCGGCGCGGGTTACATCGACGCGGCCGTCATCCTGGGCCTCGGCCGCGGTGCGATCCTGCGCCGCCACCTGCTCCCGGCGGCGCTGCGGCCGCTGCTGGTGCTGGTGACGGTCGGCATCGCCGAGTCGATCCTGGCCGGCGCCGCCCTGAGCTTCCTGGGCCTGGGCCCGGCGGAGCCCGCCGCCGAGTGGGGCTCGATGCTCGCCCAGGGCCGCGACTACCTGGCGCTGGCCTGGTGGACCGGGATCATCCCGGGCCTCGCCATCGCCGCGACCGTCGTGGCCGCCACCGTGCTGGGCAGAGCCGCCCAGCGAGCCGCACGCAGGAGGACCGGATGACCGCACTCTCATCGGCCGAACCCCTCGTCGAGATCTCCGGGCTGCGGGTGACCTACCGGACCGAGACGGGCGCCGAGGTCGCGGCCGTGCGCGGGGTGGATCTGACCCTCGAGGCCGGGCAGTGCGTGGCGCTGGTCGGCGAATCCGGCTCCGGCAAGAGCTCCGTCGGCCGGTCCTTGCTCGGATTGGCGGGTCGGCGGGCCCGGGTGGAGGCCGAGCGCTTCCGGCTGCTCGGACGCGACGCCGCAGGGTTCGACGAGCGCGACTGGCGCGGCGTGCGCGGCCGGCAGGTGGGCCTGGTTCCGCAGGACCCGCTCACCGCGCTGGACCCGCTGCGCCGGATCGGTGACGAGATCGGCGAAGCCGTGCGGCTGCACCACGACCTCAGCCGCGGCCGGGTACGCGAACGCGTGCACGAACTGCTCGAGCGGGTGCACATGCCGGACCCGGAGATGCGGGCGCGTCAGTATCCGCATGAGCTTTCCGGCGGCCAGCGCCAGCGGGCCCTGATCGCGGCGACGCTCGCCGGGGATCCGCGGATCCTGGTGGCCGACGAGCCGACCGCCTCTCTCGACGTCACCGTCCAGGCCGCACTGCTCGACCTGTTGGCCGAGCTGAAGGCACGCGGTACCCCGATCCTGCTCATCAGCCACGATCTCGGCGTGGTGGCCCGGCTCGCCGACCATGTCAGCGTCCTGCAGAACGGCGCGGTCGTGGAGAGCGGCCCGATCGAGCGGCTCCTGGCCGAACCGCGCCATCCTTATGCCAGGACCCTGATCGAGGCCGTCCCGCGGATCGACGCGCCGACCCGGGAGCACCCCGCGGCCGCAAACGCCGGGAACACCGAGGGCGCCGAGCCGATCCTCGCCGCGGCCGGACTGACCAAGAGCTTCCGCGCCCCCGACGGCACGCCGCGGCGCGCGTTGCGCGCGGTGGATTTCGCCGTCCGGCCGGGGGAGAGCGTGGGCGTGGCGGGGGAGTCGGGCTCGGGCAAGACGACCCTGGTGCGGCTGTTGCTCGGCCTGACCGAGCCCGACGGCGGACCCGAGGGCGGCAGAGTGCTGATCGACGGGCGCGGCTGGCGCGAACTGGATCGGCGCGAGCGTCTCGAGGTGCGCTCCGGAGTCCAGTGGGTGCCGCAGGATCCGCTCGGCTCCTTCGATCCCGGCCACACCGTCGGGCGCGTCCTGAGCGAGGCCCTCACCGTCGCCTGGGTGCCCCGGCGCGAGCGGCCGGACCGGGTGGCCGGGCTGCTCGCCGAGGTCGGCCTGAGCGCTGAACTGCGCCGGCGGCGGCCGATCGAGCTGTCCGGCGGGCAACGTCAGCGGGTCGCGATCGCCCGCGCCCTCGCCCCCGGGCCGCGGGTGCTGCTGTGCGACGAGCCGGTCTCGGCCCTCGACGTCACCGTGCAGGCCCAGGTGCTCGACCTGCTCGAGGGGCTGCGCCGGGATCTCGGTCTCGCGCTCGTGTTCGTCTCGCACGACCTGGCCGTCATCCGCCGGCTGTGCGAACGGGTGGTGATCCTCGCCGATGGCCGGGTGGTGGAGGAGGGGCCGACCGCCCGGGTGCTCGACGCGCCGGCCCACTGCGTCACCCGCGCCCTGGTGGACGCGGTGCCGCGGCTCACCACACGACGGGGAGCTCCCGAGGCCGCAGCGTGAGCAGCCCGCCGATCCACTCGACCTGCTCCGGCGGCACGGCCAGGGTGAGCTTCGGCAGCCGCCGGGCCAGCTGGCCGAACGCCACCTGCAGTTCCATCCTGGCCACGCCCGCACCCGGGCAGTAGTGCGGGCCGTGGCCGAAGGCGAGGTGGCGCCCGGCCTCCTCGCGCGGGCGGGTCAGGTCGAGCACGTCCGGGTCCCCGAGCTCACGGTGGTCCCGGCCGGCCGCGTGCATGACCGGGATGACCCCCTCGCCCTTGGCCACCGGGCAGCCGCCGATCTCGGTGTCCTCGGTGGCTATCCGCAGGAAGCCGATCTCCGAGGGCGGGGCGTAGCGCAGCAGCTCCTCGGTCGCGTGCGCGAGCAGTTCCGGGCGGTCCACCAGCTGCCGCCACTGCTCGGGATGGCCGAGCAGCATGAACAGCCCGCGGCTGATCGCGCTGACGGTCGTGTCGTGGCCGGCCACCAGGATGTTGATACCGAGCCAGACCAGTTCGCGCTCGTCCAGGCGGTCCTGATCGTCGCGCGCGGTGATCAGGGCACTGAGCAAGTCCTCGCCGGGCCGAGCCCGTCGCTCGGCCACCAGGGCGGCGATGTAGGCCGCGGACTCCTCGCGCGCCTGGAGCCGCTCGGCGTCGGTGTGCGCGGTGATGCTCACCAGCCGGTCGGTCCACTCCTGGAGCTTGCCGAGTTCGGCGGCGCGGGCGCCGAGCATCTCCGCGATCACCCGCACCGGGAGTTCGACCGCGTAATCGCGGTGCAGATCCGCGCGCTCCCGATCGGCGGTCAGCTCGTCGATGAGCTCGTTCGCGATCTGCGCCACCCGGGCGCGCAGGGCCTCGGCCTTGCGCGGCGTGAAGGCGGGGCTGATCAGCCTTCTGAGGCGCTGGTGGTCGGGGCCCTCCTGGCTGAGCAGGTTGTAGGGGTTGTCGCCGAAGTCCGGCCCGGGGATGACGCGCGGCGCGCCGGGCTCGCGCAGGGCCGCGCGGGAGAGCCGCGGGTCGCCGAGGGCCTGTTCGACCTCGGCGTAGCCGGTGACGTACCAGGCGGTATCGCCGCTCGGCATCCGCACCTGGGAGACGGGCCGGTGGCCGCGCAGCCGCGCGTAGGCCTCGGGCGGCTCGCCCACCGGGCCGAGCGGGAACGGGTAGGTGTCGGGGGATGCGGTCACGGATCGGGCCTTTCGCTCGGACGGCAGTCTGCTGCGACGGTAGGGCGCGCCCCGCCGCCCGGACCACGGCCGGGCGATGGGGCCGCGACCCGTTCGCCGGGCGGGGCGCCTCCCGTCCGGAAGTTTGTTTTATAGTTTGCGTACCTTCAAACTAAGGAGCGGCCGTGCTTCCCCGCACCCCCGACGAACTGCTCTCCACCACCCGCGCCGTGCGCCGCCGGCTCGACTTCGACCGGCCGGTGGAACGCCGGCTGATCGAGGAGTGCCTCGAACTCGCGCTCCAGGCGCCCTCCGGGAAGAACCGGCAGCACTGGGAGTTCGTGGTCGTCTCCGACCCGGAGCGCAAGCTCGCGCTCGCCCAGTTGTACCTGCTGGGACTGCGGCACGGCGCGGACCTGGTCTCCCCGCCCGGCTCGCTCGACCGGGTGCCCGACACCCCCGAGCGCTGGGCCCGGGTGCGCGAGGGCTCGGGGCACCTCGCGGCGAACCTGCACCGGGTGCCGTACCTGGTGATCCCGTGCGTGCACGCGCCGCGGAGGGAGTATCTGACCACGACGACGGCGCAGGCGAACATCTGGGGATCGGTGCTCCCGGCCGCCTGGAGCTTCATGCTCGCCGCCCGGGCCCGCGGGCTCGGGACGGTGTTCACCACGCCGCACCTGAACTTCGAGAAGGAGGCCGCGGCCATGCTCGGCATCCCCTACCCGGAGGTGATGCAGACCTGCCTGATCCCTGTCGCGCACACCCTCGGGCTGGACTTCCGCCCGGCCCGGCGCGCCCCGCTCGACGAGGTCGCGCACTGGGACGCCTGGTAGCCGTGCGGCGCCGGGCGCGATGCGGCGCTACGCCCGGGCGGGCGTGCGCGCGGAGGTGGCGATCGCGTCCAACAGCCCGGGGAAACGGGCGTCCAGATCCGCCCGGCGCAGCGACATGTAGCGGTGCGTGCCCTCGATCCGGGTGAAGGTCACCCCGGCTTCCCGCAGCACCTTGAGATGGTGCGAGAGGCTCGACTTGTTCAGCGGCACGTCGAGCCCGCCGCACGACTCCTCGTTGCCGCCGAGCAGGTCCACCACGATGCCGAGGCGGATCGGGTCGCTCAAGGCGTGGAAGACCGCGGTCAGCTCGATGTCCTCGCGGCCCGGATGCGCCAGCAGTCGCACGCTTCCACCCTTCGCCCCACCGGTCCCGGCCCGGTGGATGGTTCGAATGTTCGTCTCTTCTCTAACATAACAGGGCTCCGCGCGACCCCGTCCCGCGTCCGGATCCGCCGGGCCCGCGGACCGGGTGCCGGGCCCGGTCCGGGGACCGAAGCGCGCCCCGCCCGCCATGCCGCAGGCTCGAACCGTCCCGCCAAACGGTACGAGAAGCGGAGCACCGCCATGACGGAAATCATCACCCAGAGCCCCGGGAAGCCGAGCCCGGGCGCCGGCGAGGGCGAGCCCATCGAGCTCGTGCTCGACGGCGCCACCCTCGCCGCCCGGCGCACCGCGTACGCGGCCCGCCAGGGCACCGGGGCGCTGCGGGCAAGGCTGGCCGGCGAGTCGGCCGCCCGGATGCGCGCCTCGGTCGAGTTGAAGAACACGCTGCTCGGCGAGCAGATCCCGATCTACGGGGTGACCACCGGATTCGGCGACAGCTGCATCCGGCAGATCTCCCCGGACAAGGCACACGACCTGCAGCGCAACCTCGTCCTCTACCACCTCAACGGGACCGGGCCGGCCGCCGCGCCGGCCGTCGCCCGGGCCGCGATCCTGATCCGGGCCAACTCAGTCTCCCGCGGCCCCTCGGCCATCCGGCCCGAGGTGGTCGAGACGCTGCTCGAGCACCTGCACCGCGGCATCCTGCCGCTGATCCCCGAGCGCGGCTCGCTCGGCGCCAGCGGGGACCTGGTCCCGCTGTGCTACCTGGCCGCGGCGCTGATCGGCGAGGGGGAGGTCTGGCACGACGGCCGGATCAGGCCGGCCCTCGACGCCCTGCTCGACGAGGGCCTCGACCCCGTGCTGCTCGAGCCGAAGGAGGGCCTCGCACTGATCAACGGCACCTCCTTCACCGCGGCGTACGGCGTGCACGCCGCCTGGGACGCGCGCGAACTCGCCTTCGTCGCAGACCTCGCCACCGCCCTGACCCTCGAAGCCCTGCACGGCAACGCGTCCGCGTTCCACCCCTTCGTACACGGCAACAAGCCGCACCCCGGCCAGGTGACCAGCGCCGCCAACGTCAGGGCCCTGCTTCAGGGCTCCCGGCTCGCCACGGATTTCGAGGAGATCCTCATCCGCCGCGAACGCCTCGACGGACGCGGCTACGTCCGGCTGACCGAGGCCGACCGGATCCAGGACAAGTACTCGGTGCGCTGCGCCCCGCAGATCGTCGGCGTGCTGCGCGACACCCTCGGCTGGGTCGAGCAGTGGCTCGGCATCGAGATCAACTCCTCCAGCGACAACCCGCTGTTCGACGCGGAGGACGGCGGCCTGCACCTCGGCGGCAACTTCTACGCCGGACACGTCGGCCAGGCGATGGACAGCCTCAAGATCGCCGTGGCGAGCGTCGCCGACCTGCTCGACCGTCAGCTCGAGCTGGTGGTGGACGAGAAGTTCAACGAGGGACTGCCGCCGAACCTCATCGTCGCCCGGGACGAGTCGGACCCGCAGGCCGGCCTGCACCATGGATTCAAGGGCATGCAGATCGCCGCGTCCGCGATCACCGCCGAGGCGCTCAAGCAGGCGAACCCCGCCTCGGTCTTCTCGCGCTCCACCGAGGCGCACAACCAGGACAAGGTCAGCATGGGCACTATCGCCGCCCGCGACGCGCGCACCATCAACGGCCTGGTTCGCGAGGTCGCCGCCATCCACCTGCTCGCCCTCGCCCAGGCCGTGGACCTGCGCGGGGTGGAGAAGGCCTCGCCCGCGGTCCGCGCCGCGCACGCGCTGTTGCGCGAGCACTCGGAGTTCGTCGAGCGCGACCGCCGGCTCGATCGCGACGTCAACGCCGTCATCGACCTCATCGAAACCGGCGCCCTACGCCGTGCGGTGGGGCTCGGCGACGAGGACTTCCTGGCCGGAAAGGAGTTCGCCGATGTTGTTGCTGCGTGATGAGAACGAGCGCGCCGCGGCCGCCGAACTCGCCGACGCCCACCTCAAGCTCGTGCGCGAGACCCAGGAGGGCACGGTCGACCTCGAGGCCGTCCACGCCGTCAAACTGGTGACGACGCTGGAGGCGGCGACCCGTTCGGCCCTCTACCGCCACACGGTCGGGGCCGCCGCGCTGGCCGACTGGCTGCTGGCCACCCCCGAGGACGCGCACGAGGTCTTCGGCCGGGTCCCGTTGCTGGCCAAGAAGGACCTCGCCGCCCTCGGCGACCAGGCGTTCACCCGGCCCCTGGCCGAATTCGTGCACTACTACGAATCCTCCGGCACCACCGGCAACCCGGTCGCCGCGCCCAAGGCGCTCGACGACCTGCTGATCAACACCGTGAACATCGGCGAGCTGTGGGCGCAGATCCTCCAGCCCGGCGACGTCGCGCTGATCCTGATCAACGCGCCCTTCGCGCCGGCCGCGTACCAGTTCGAGAAAGTACTCGAATACCTCGGCATCATGTCGCTCAGGCCCTGGGTGGACAACATCACCGGCGACTACACCAGGGTGCTGCGGCTGATCGCGGAGCTCGGCGCCAACGTCTTCGTCGGCCCGCCCTCCCGGCTGCTCGAGCTGATCCAGTTCGCCCACCGCAACGATCTGCCCGCGCCCCGGTTCGACCGGCTGCTGCTGATGGCCGAGCAGACCGGCCCCAGCTTCGTCGCGCACCTCGAGCGGCTCACCGGCGCCACCGCCTACGTCGGCTCGTACGGCTCCTCCGAGACCGGGACCACCGCGGTCACCTGCCGGGAGCGCAACCTCCACCTGCAGACGCACAGCTACCTGCTCGAACTCTTCGACGACGAGGGGCTGCGTCCGATCGACGGCAAGGCCGACCGCGGCGAGCTCGTGGTGACCAGCCTCGACCTGCCGGCCCGGCCGCTGCTGCGCTACCGCACCGGCGACCGCGTCGAGATCACCGGCGAGACCTGCGCCTGCGGCGTGCGCACACCGATCCTGCGCACGCTCGGCCGCGAACAGGACGTGGTCACGCTGGCCGGCAACGGCGTGCGGCAGAACGACCTGGAAGCAGCGCTCTGGTCGAGCGAACTGCCGGGCCACATCGTCTTCAACTACATGCTGGTGCTGCGGTCGAACGGCGTCGTGCTGCTGGTGACCACGGACGGCGCGCCGGACGAAGCCTGGAGCGCCCGGCTCGGCGAGCGCGTCGCGCCGCTGTTCGAGGGCTACGAGGTGACGGTGCGTCCGGTCGAGAAGCTGCCGCCGCTCGCCTCACTCGGCCAGTACCTCGGCTGGAAGCTCTCGCGCGTGCTCGATCTGAACGAGGAGGCCAACTGGGGCCGGCTGCCCGAGCCGATCGGCGGCCTGGTCGCCGAGTCGCTGCGGCAGCTGGGGGTCGGCCCCGCGGCCACGGAAGGAGAAGTCTGATGTGCGGAATCACCGGCTGGGCGTACTGGCGTGAGCCGGAGCAGGTCCGCGCGCACGCGGTGCTGGCCGCGATGACCGCGCAGCTGGCCGAGCGCGGCCCGGACGCGTCCGGGGTCTGGCTCGGGGAGCACGCCGCGCTGGGCCACCGGCGGCTGGCCGTCATCGATCCGAGAGGCGGCGCACAGCCGATGGCCGCGCCCCGCGGCGATCTCGGACCGTTGGCCGAGCCGCCGGCCGTGCTCTCCTTCAGCGGCGAGGTCTACAACTTCCGGGAGCTGCGGACCGAGCTGGCCGGACTCGGCCACCGATTCCGGACGTCCTCGGACACCGAAGTCGTGCTGCACGCCTACCTGGAGTGGGGTGCGGCGCTGGTGGACCGGCTGGTGGGCATGTACGCGTTCGCCATCTGGGACAGCCGGTCGCGCGAGCTGCTGCTGGTGCGCGACCGGCTCGGTATCAAGCCCCTGTACTGGACACGCACCGCCGGGGGGGCGGTGCTCTTCGGCTCCGAACCCAAGGCCGTCCTCGCGCACCCCGATTTCCCGGCGGAGGTCGACCCGGAAGGCCTGGCGGCGCTGTTCACCGTCGCCATCAAGCCGCCGGGCGCCGGGATCTACCGCAATCTGCGCGAAGTCAAGCCCGGCCACCTCGTCCGAGTCACCAGGTCGGGGGCGAAGGAACAGCGGTACTGGGCGCTGCGCAGCGCCCCGCACACCGACGACCTGCCCACCACCATCGCCACGGTCCGCGAGCTGCTGCGCGGGGCCGTCGCCGAACAACTGGTCTCCGACGTCCCGCTGGTCGCGCTGCTCTCCGGCGGCATCGATTCCAGCGCGATCGTCGGACTGGCCGGGGTGGAGCTCGCGCGGACCGGTTCCGGCAAGCTCGCCACCTATTCGCTGGACTTCGCCGGCAGCGAAGAGCACTTCAAAGCCGACGCCCTGCACCTGAGCCGGGACGCGCCGTTCGTCCGCGCGGTGGCCGACCACGTCGGCACGGATCACACCGAGATCATCGTGCAGACGCCGTCGCTGGTCGACGAGCTCGGCGCGACCCTGCGCGCCCGCGACTTCCTAGGAGTCGGAGACCTCGACGTCTCGCTGCTGCTGTTGTTCCGCGAGGTGCGCAAGCACGCGACGGTGGCGCTCTCCGGCGAGGGTGCGGACGACTTCCTCGGCGGATACCCCTGGTTCCTGGCGGAGGCCGAGACGCCCACGGCGAACTTCCCGTGGTCGGCGGGGGTGACCGACCGCAACGCGCAGCTCTCGCCCGACCTGCGCGCAGCCCTCGACCTCGACGGTTACGTCGCCGACGCCTACCGTGACGCGCTGGCCGAGGTGCCGCACCTCGACGGGGAGCAGGGCCCTGATCGCCGCCTGCGCGAGGTCTACCACCTGCAGCTGACCCGCTTCCTGCCGTTCCTGCTGGACCGCAAGGACCGGATGAGCATGGCCAACGGACTCGAGGTGCGGGTGCCGTTCTGCGACCACCGGCTGGTGGAGTACCTGTGGAACGTGCCCTGGCAGTACAAGCGCTCCGGCGGCCAGGAGAAGGGCGTGCTGCGCGACGCGGTGGCGGATCTGCTGCCCGAGCAGGTCACCCGGCGTCCCAAGAGCGGCTTCCCGTTCGGCCACAGTCCGGAGTATCTC
This genomic window from Actinospica robiniae DSM 44927 contains:
- the asnB gene encoding asparagine synthase (glutamine-hydrolyzing); the protein is MCGITGWAYWREPEQVRAHAVLAAMTAQLAERGPDASGVWLGEHAALGHRRLAVIDPRGGAQPMAAPRGDLGPLAEPPAVLSFSGEVYNFRELRTELAGLGHRFRTSSDTEVVLHAYLEWGAALVDRLVGMYAFAIWDSRSRELLLVRDRLGIKPLYWTRTAGGAVLFGSEPKAVLAHPDFPAEVDPEGLAALFTVAIKPPGAGIYRNLREVKPGHLVRVTRSGAKEQRYWALRSAPHTDDLPTTIATVRELLRGAVAEQLVSDVPLVALLSGGIDSSAIVGLAGVELARTGSGKLATYSLDFAGSEEHFKADALHLSRDAPFVRAVADHVGTDHTEIIVQTPSLVDELGATLRARDFLGVGDLDVSLLLLFREVRKHATVALSGEGADDFLGGYPWFLAEAETPTANFPWSAGVTDRNAQLSPDLRAALDLDGYVADAYRDALAEVPHLDGEQGPDRRLREVYHLQLTRFLPFLLDRKDRMSMANGLEVRVPFCDHRLVEYLWNVPWQYKRSGGQEKGVLRDAVADLLPEQVTRRPKSGFPFGHSPEYLGAVRSRVLGILDDPGSPVLDLVDRASLRGMAESDAWFAGNYTPPPWLPRVIQLDQWLREYRVRVVL